AGGTGTCCTCCAGGATATCTTTGCCGGCAAAGAGATCGGTACCCTCTTCCTGCCCATGGGCAAGCATCTAACCAGCAGAAAATACTGGATCGCCTTTACTCTGAGGTCCAGGGGCAGGTTGTTCCTCGATGAGGGGGCGAAAAAGGCTCTGCTGGAACAGGGGAAAAGTCTCCTCCCCTCAGGTATAGTCAATGTGGAGGGAAACTTCGGCATCGGAGACCCTGTTACCTGTGTTGATATGGAGGGAACACCCCTCGCCAAAGGGCTGGTCAACTACAGCGCCCCGGAAATCTGTAAGATCATGGGATTAAAGACATCCGAGGTAGAACAGGTCCTCGGCTACAAGGATTATGATGAGATCATCCATCGGGACAACCTGGTACTGATAAAACAGAGCCGAAAATAGGTTTAGCTGTCAGTCTTCAGCTTTCAGCGAAAAAAGAAAGATACCAGGGGTTACTGATCGCTGATCGCTGACGGCTGAACGCTTGCGAAACTAAAATGGGCAGGTTTCGAGAAAGCAATACCGTCTCGTCTACCAGAAATACTCCGGCCTAACTTTTCCCCTCGCATCAAATGCCACACCTTCCATCTCAAGGAGGGCAACCTTCATCCTCAAGCCACCTCCGTAACCACCTGGTGTACCGTTTACTCTGACGACGCGGTGACAGGGGATGATCAGGGGAAAAGGGTTTCCGGCCAGGGCCCAACCCACCGCCCTGGCACCTTTCGGGATGGATAGTTTAGCTGCCAGGCGACCGTAGGTACTGACAAAGCCCCGTGGGACCTGCCTGTTCTGAAGGAGGACCCTCCGCTGAAATTCGCTGCAGCCACTCATGTCGAGGT
This portion of the Syntrophales bacterium genome encodes:
- a CDS encoding methylated-DNA--[protein]-cysteine S-methyltransferase, translated to MVSYVLILTSFGEVGLVWVSGENAPSIVRIFLPGEGLATKAIVHLYFPGALRQSHEIVDQVCLQIQEYLSGAPVVFSLENLDMSGCSEFQRRVLLQNRQVPRGFVSTYGRLAAKLSIPKGARAVGWALAGNPFPLIIPCHRVVRVNGTPGGYGGGLRMKVALLEMEGVAFDARGKVRPEYFW